The Roseovarius indicus genome has a segment encoding these proteins:
- a CDS encoding class I SAM-dependent methyltransferase, producing MELNAVENSYARWAPVYDATFGAVTNAGRRRAVKRINEKPGTVLEVGVGTGLALPHYDPACRVTGIDYSDEMLEKARNKVEARGLSHVKELRQMDARTLDFPDNAFETVAAMHVLSVVPEPERCMAEIARVCAPGGRIIITNHFVREKGFLAFLERISAPFANVLGWHSDFHLDTVLRDDLSITDRKTIPPLGMMTFLVMEKPRPS from the coding sequence ATGGAACTGAACGCCGTCGAAAACTCCTACGCCCGCTGGGCCCCCGTCTATGACGCCACCTTTGGCGCGGTCACCAATGCCGGCCGTCGCCGCGCCGTCAAACGGATCAACGAGAAACCGGGCACCGTGCTCGAAGTGGGCGTCGGCACCGGCCTCGCCCTGCCGCATTACGACCCGGCCTGCCGCGTCACCGGCATCGACTATTCCGACGAGATGCTCGAAAAGGCCCGCAACAAGGTCGAAGCCCGCGGCCTGTCGCATGTCAAAGAGCTCCGCCAGATGGATGCCCGCACCCTCGACTTCCCCGACAACGCGTTCGAGACGGTCGCGGCGATGCACGTGCTCTCCGTCGTCCCCGAACCCGAGCGCTGCATGGCCGAGATCGCCCGCGTCTGCGCCCCGGGCGGCCGGATCATCATCACCAACCATTTCGTGCGCGAGAAAGGCTTCCTCGCCTTCCTCGAACGCATCTCGGCACCCTTCGCCAACGTGCTCGGCTGGCATTCCGATTTCCACCTCGACACCGTCCTGCGCGATGACCTCTCCATTACCGACCGCAAGACCATCCCGCCGCTGGGCATGATGACCTTCCTCGTGATGGAAAAACCCCGCCCGTCCTAG
- the pssA gene encoding CDP-diacylglycerol--serine O-phosphatidyltransferase: MLPNLMTLAAICAGLTAIRLGFEEHYGPAVLLVLVAVVLDGLDGRVARMIGSDGELGAELDSLADFLNFGVAPPLVVYFWALQEMRVLSWIVVLIFALCCVVRLARFNVGNRAGTLPNDGNGFVGIPAPAGATLAMVPMFVAFAFTDRPILPDLAICVYLLLIAGLMVSRVPTLSLKGLNVARGNAVLIAAGSILLIGAFFIFKWVTMIVLCAIYLATVLWAALAASRRHLTRKR, from the coding sequence ATGCTGCCCAACCTGATGACGCTGGCCGCGATATGCGCGGGCCTCACTGCCATCCGCCTCGGGTTCGAAGAGCATTACGGGCCCGCCGTCCTTCTCGTGCTGGTCGCCGTGGTGCTCGACGGGCTCGACGGCCGCGTCGCCCGCATGATCGGCAGCGATGGCGAACTCGGCGCAGAGCTCGACTCGCTGGCCGATTTCCTCAATTTCGGCGTCGCCCCGCCGCTCGTCGTCTATTTCTGGGCGCTGCAGGAAATGCGCGTCCTGTCATGGATCGTGGTGCTGATCTTCGCGCTCTGCTGCGTCGTCCGCCTGGCGCGGTTCAACGTGGGCAACCGCGCCGGCACCCTGCCGAATGACGGCAACGGCTTCGTCGGCATCCCGGCCCCGGCCGGCGCCACCCTCGCCATGGTGCCGATGTTCGTGGCCTTCGCCTTCACCGACCGCCCGATCCTGCCGGACCTCGCGATCTGCGTCTACCTGCTGCTTATCGCCGGGCTCATGGTCAGCCGCGTGCCAACGCTCTCGCTCAAGGGTTTGAACGTCGCCCGCGGCAATGCCGTCCTGATCGCCGCCGGATCAATTCTGCTGATCGGCGCGTTCTTCATCTTCAAGTGGGTCACCATGATCGTCCTGTGCGCGATCTACCTCGCCACCGTCCTCTGGGCCGCGCTCGCCGCATCCCGCAGGCACCTGACAAGGAAGCGCTGA
- a CDS encoding polysaccharide deacetylase family protein, whose amino-acid sequence MPDTDVYQPSRGLLQRVARRWAAGRAVAPLGLETRGFVLSVCFDDAPVSAVTQGAEIVGDARATYYIATGLLGGDGVSGRVADAADIRRLAEAGHEVALHGHGHEDMSRMSAADVLKDIARNREELSQIIGKEPAGHFAYPFGATSLAIKKTLADKVLTARGVLPGINGKQSDRVQLAAFDLRPDAARIARAEAAMGRAAKAGGWVILFTHDVAAEPSDYGVTPEVLAGLLGRARALGAEILPVGAAWERMLTERAGVRTGV is encoded by the coding sequence GTGCCGGACACTGACGTTTATCAGCCGTCGCGGGGCCTGCTGCAGCGGGTGGCGCGGCGGTGGGCGGCGGGGCGTGCGGTGGCGCCTTTGGGCTTGGAAACAAGGGGTTTCGTGCTGTCCGTCTGCTTTGACGATGCGCCGGTTTCGGCGGTCACGCAAGGGGCCGAGATCGTTGGCGACGCCAGGGCCACGTATTACATTGCGACCGGGTTGCTTGGCGGTGATGGCGTGAGCGGACGGGTTGCCGACGCCGCCGATATTCGGCGGCTTGCGGAGGCCGGGCACGAGGTTGCGCTGCATGGGCACGGGCATGAAGACATGAGCCGGATGAGCGCCGCGGACGTGCTCAAGGATATCGCGCGGAACCGCGAAGAGTTGTCGCAGATCATCGGGAAGGAGCCCGCCGGGCACTTTGCCTATCCCTTTGGAGCGACCAGCCTTGCGATCAAGAAAACCCTTGCGGACAAGGTGCTTACGGCGCGCGGGGTCCTGCCCGGGATCAACGGAAAACAGAGCGATCGGGTGCAGTTGGCGGCGTTTGACCTGCGGCCGGATGCGGCGCGGATTGCGCGGGCGGAGGCGGCGATGGGCCGGGCGGCGAAAGCGGGGGGATGGGTGATCTTGTTCACGCATGACGTGGCCGCGGAGCCCAGCGATTACGGGGTCACGCCGGAGGTGCTGGCCGGGCTTCTGGGGCGTGCCAGGGCGCTCGGGGCCGAAATTCTGCCGGTGGGGGCCGCCTGGGAGCGGATGTTAACGGAGCGTGCGGGGGTGCGGACCGGGGTTTGA
- the hslV gene encoding ATP-dependent protease subunit HslV has translation MTKEFPGWHGTTIIAVRKGGHVVVAGDGQVSLGQTVIKGTARKVRKLSPGGYDVVAGFAGSTADAFSLLERLEAKLEATPGQLQRASVELAKDWRTDKYLQKLEAMLIVTDGTQLYVITGAGDVLEPEHDIAAIGSGGNFALAAARGMMDSDKSAEDVARAAMAIASDICVYTNGNLTVETIGK, from the coding sequence ATGACCAAAGAATTCCCCGGCTGGCACGGCACCACGATCATCGCCGTCAGGAAAGGCGGCCATGTCGTCGTCGCCGGCGACGGGCAGGTCAGCCTCGGCCAGACCGTCATCAAGGGCACCGCCCGCAAGGTCCGCAAGCTCAGCCCGGGCGGCTATGACGTGGTCGCGGGCTTCGCGGGCTCGACCGCCGATGCCTTCTCGCTTCTGGAACGGCTGGAAGCCAAGCTCGAGGCCACGCCCGGCCAGCTTCAGCGCGCCAGCGTCGAGCTGGCGAAAGACTGGCGCACCGACAAGTACCTGCAGAAACTCGAGGCAATGCTCATCGTCACCGACGGCACACAACTTTACGTCATCACCGGCGCCGGCGACGTGCTGGAACCGGAACATGATATCGCGGCCATCGGATCGGGCGGCAATTTTGCCCTCGCCGCCGCCCGCGGCATGATGGACAGCGATAAATCCGCCGAGGATGTCGCCCGCGCGGCGATGGCCATCGCCTCCGATATCTGCGTTTACACCAACGGTAACCTGACCGTGGAAACCATCGGCAAATGA
- a CDS encoding BrnT family toxin, which translates to MFEWDEDKRKLTLEKHGLDFLDAAEVFAEDHLVLRARSEIEQRRIAIGPINGMFIAVVFTMRGDTIRIITARRARRNEREAYDAHVARRDAENEKPD; encoded by the coding sequence ATGTTCGAATGGGACGAGGACAAGCGAAAGCTCACGTTGGAAAAGCATGGTCTGGACTTTCTCGATGCGGCGGAAGTCTTTGCGGAGGATCACCTGGTTCTCAGAGCTCGAAGCGAGATCGAGCAGCGCCGGATCGCAATTGGCCCGATTAACGGCATGTTCATTGCCGTTGTCTTCACGATGAGGGGCGATACGATCCGGATCATCACAGCGCGGAGGGCGCGACGAAATGAGCGGGAAGCATATGACGCGCATGTCGCTCGACGAGATGCGGAAAACGAAAAGCCGGACTGA
- a CDS encoding phosphatidylserine decarboxylase, whose amino-acid sequence MNMMSTFIKPMHPEGRRFVAIFAAITLVLFLIWDVLGWLGVGLTIWCYYFFRDPERTPPDRPDAILSPADGIVSLIEPAIPPEELGLPETPLTRVSVFMSVFNCHVNRAPVAGTVTRIAYRPGKFFNASLDKASSDNERNGLIIRMEDGRDLVTVQIAGLVARRIVSFISEGDRLNGGERFGLIRFGSRLDVYLPEGAKLLVKPGQTMIAGETVIAETGAPIES is encoded by the coding sequence ATGAACATGATGTCCACCTTCATCAAGCCAATGCATCCCGAAGGCCGCCGCTTCGTGGCGATCTTCGCGGCCATCACCCTGGTGCTCTTCCTCATCTGGGATGTGCTCGGCTGGCTCGGCGTGGGCCTCACCATCTGGTGCTACTACTTCTTCCGCGATCCCGAACGCACGCCCCCCGACCGGCCCGACGCCATCCTCAGCCCGGCCGATGGCATCGTCTCGCTGATCGAACCGGCCATCCCCCCGGAGGAACTCGGCCTGCCCGAAACGCCCCTCACCCGGGTCAGCGTCTTCATGTCGGTCTTCAACTGCCACGTGAACCGCGCCCCGGTCGCCGGCACCGTCACCCGCATCGCCTACCGGCCCGGCAAATTCTTCAACGCCTCCCTCGACAAGGCCTCCTCCGACAACGAGCGCAACGGCCTCATCATCCGCATGGAAGACGGCCGCGACCTCGTCACCGTCCAGATCGCCGGCCTCGTGGCCCGGCGAATTGTGAGTTTCATCTCGGAAGGCGATCGGTTAAACGGTGGGGAACGCTTCGGGCTGATACGCTTCGGGTCCCGGCTCGACGTTTACCTGCCCGAGGGGGCAAAGCTCCTCGTGAAACCGGGGCAGACCATGATCGCCGGAGAGACCGTCATCGCAGAGACCGGCGCGCCAATCGAAAGCTGA
- the hslU gene encoding ATP-dependent protease ATPase subunit HslU, whose amino-acid sequence MTDLTPREIVSELDRFIIGQKDAKRATAVALRNRWRRKQLSDDLREEVYPKNILMIGPTGVGKTEISRRLAKLARAPFIKVEATKFTEVGYVGRDVEQIIRDLVDAAINQTREWMREDVKTKAHANAEERVISAIAGDDARESTREMFRKKLKNGELDDTMIELDIADNSNPMGMMDIPGQPGSQMGMMNLGDIFGKAFGGRTTRKRMTVAESYEILIGEEADKLLDDETVNRTAVEAVEQNGIVFLDEIDKVCAKSDTRGGDVSREGVQRDLLPLIEGTTVSTKHGAVKTDHILFIASGAFHIAKPSDLLPELQGRLPIRVELRALTEEDFVRILTETDNALTRQYTALMGTEDVTVSFTEDGIAALARIAAEVNQSVENIGARRLYTVMERVFEELSYTAPDRAGETITIDADFVETNLGELARSADLSRYVL is encoded by the coding sequence ATGACAGACCTCACCCCGCGCGAAATCGTGTCCGAGCTGGACCGTTTCATCATCGGCCAGAAAGACGCCAAGCGCGCCACAGCCGTGGCCCTGCGCAACCGCTGGCGCCGCAAGCAGCTCTCCGATGACCTGCGCGAGGAGGTGTACCCGAAGAACATCCTGATGATCGGCCCGACCGGTGTCGGCAAAACGGAAATCTCCCGCCGCCTGGCCAAACTCGCCCGCGCGCCCTTCATCAAGGTCGAGGCCACCAAGTTCACCGAGGTGGGCTATGTCGGCCGCGATGTCGAACAGATCATTCGCGATCTCGTCGACGCCGCCATCAACCAGACCCGCGAATGGATGCGCGAGGACGTGAAAACCAAGGCCCACGCCAATGCCGAGGAACGCGTGATCTCGGCCATCGCCGGCGACGACGCCCGTGAATCCACCCGCGAGATGTTCCGCAAGAAGCTCAAGAACGGCGAGCTTGACGACACCATGATCGAGCTCGACATCGCCGACAATTCCAACCCGATGGGCATGATGGACATCCCCGGCCAGCCCGGGAGCCAGATGGGCATGATGAACCTCGGCGACATCTTCGGGAAGGCCTTCGGCGGCCGCACCACCCGCAAGCGGATGACCGTGGCCGAAAGCTACGAGATCCTGATCGGCGAGGAGGCCGACAAGCTGCTCGACGACGAAACCGTCAACCGCACCGCCGTCGAAGCGGTCGAGCAGAACGGCATCGTCTTCCTCGACGAGATCGACAAGGTCTGCGCCAAGTCCGACACCCGCGGCGGCGACGTCTCCCGCGAGGGCGTCCAGCGCGACCTGCTCCCGCTGATCGAAGGCACGACCGTCTCCACCAAGCATGGCGCGGTGAAAACCGACCATATCCTCTTCATCGCCTCGGGCGCCTTCCACATCGCCAAGCCCTCCGACCTGCTGCCGGAACTGCAGGGCCGGCTGCCGATCCGGGTCGAACTCCGCGCGCTGACCGAGGAGGATTTCGTCCGCATCCTCACCGAAACCGACAATGCGCTGACCCGCCAGTACACCGCCCTCATGGGCACCGAGGATGTCACCGTCTCCTTCACCGAAGACGGCATCGCCGCCCTCGCCCGCATCGCGGCCGAGGTGAACCAGTCGGTCGAAAACATCGGCGCCCGCCGCCTCTACACCGTCATGGAACGCGTCTTCGAGGAGCTCAGCTACACCGCCCCCGACCGCGCCGGCGAGACAATCACAATCGACGCCGACTTCGTCGAAACCAACCTCGGCGAACTCGCACGCTCCGCCGACCTGTCGCGCTACGTGCTCTGA
- a CDS encoding BrnA antitoxin family protein — protein MTSAPDHEGDQEIDVDWAKAELVEPSPKKLISLRIDEDIVEFFRSQGKGYQTRMNAVLRAYKDAVEKKG, from the coding sequence GTGACATCGGCCCCGGATCATGAGGGCGATCAGGAAATTGATGTTGATTGGGCCAAGGCCGAGCTGGTCGAGCCGTCGCCCAAGAAACTGATTTCGCTTCGGATCGACGAGGATATCGTCGAATTTTTCCGGAGCCAGGGCAAAGGATATCAGACCCGGATGAACGCGGTTCTGCGCGCCTACAAGGACGCGGTCGAGAAGAAGGGCTAG
- a CDS encoding glycosyltransferase family 2 protein, which translates to MIASRRSHRTSDIDICIPVYKTDPTPLILQLAQQNGAERAALRIYDDGSGDPALIRSIKDALARFPGRTTLIEGFENRGRSVARNSLLAVAEGDWLLLMDCDMRLPGPGFLDAYRAAAKEQSGPCCIVGGFQIDPQAVTSATRLHALQSMVSDCLPAQVRSADPGRYVFTSNIFMHRAIAESVRFDEGFNGWGWEDVDWGLRIVNRYPVQHIDNPAVHIGLDTTPSILRKYMESVQNFLRMLESHPDAVARMPIYRWACQFSRLPGCGVLVFVARGCANAQVVPPRVRLLALKVYRAGLYGSELHRAGH; encoded by the coding sequence ATGATTGCATCCCGCCGTTCCCACCGAACAAGCGACATCGATATCTGCATACCGGTCTACAAGACCGATCCGACGCCGCTCATTCTTCAGCTTGCACAGCAGAACGGGGCCGAACGTGCCGCGCTTCGGATCTACGATGATGGCTCGGGCGATCCGGCCTTGATCCGCAGCATCAAGGATGCGCTCGCCCGGTTTCCGGGGCGCACCACGCTGATCGAAGGCTTCGAGAACAGGGGCCGGTCGGTGGCCCGGAACAGCCTGCTTGCGGTGGCCGAAGGCGACTGGCTCTTGTTGATGGACTGCGACATGAGGTTGCCGGGGCCCGGGTTTCTCGATGCGTATCGTGCGGCGGCGAAAGAACAAAGCGGGCCGTGTTGCATCGTGGGCGGGTTCCAGATCGATCCGCAGGCTGTCACCAGCGCCACGCGGTTGCATGCGCTCCAGTCCATGGTATCGGACTGTCTGCCCGCGCAGGTGCGGTCGGCTGATCCGGGGCGGTACGTGTTCACCTCGAACATCTTCATGCATCGCGCCATTGCCGAGAGCGTGCGTTTTGACGAGGGGTTCAATGGCTGGGGATGGGAAGATGTCGACTGGGGCCTGCGTATCGTGAACCGGTATCCGGTTCAGCACATCGACAACCCGGCCGTTCATATCGGGCTGGATACGACTCCGTCGATCCTGCGCAAGTACATGGAGTCGGTACAGAATTTCCTTCGTATGCTGGAAAGCCACCCGGATGCCGTGGCGCGGATGCCGATCTATCGCTGGGCGTGCCAGTTCTCGCGGCTGCCGGGATGCGGGGTTCTTGTCTTCGTGGCGCGGGGGTGTGCGAACGCGCAGGTGGTGCCGCCGCGGGTGCGTCTTCTGGCGTTGAAAGTGTACCGGGCGGGGCTTTACGGGAGCGAATTGCACCGTGCCGGACACTGA
- a CDS encoding Smr/MutS family protein: protein MSRRKLRPDELELWSRVARTTERMHPSKPSKSKNDLPFRSEKKAAEPPAREPIERFEIGQKANGKPARHDVLPGMPEQIAAAPVKMDRKAYDRLKRGKLKPEARIDLHGMTLDQARPALHSFIMKSFSRDRRLVLVITGKGRESPDDGPIPRRPGVLRHTVPHWLQTPPLSQMVLQISEAHVRHGGGGAYYVYLRRKR, encoded by the coding sequence GTGAGCCGGCGCAAATTGCGGCCGGACGAGCTGGAGCTCTGGAGCAGGGTGGCCAGGACAACGGAGCGAATGCACCCGTCGAAGCCGTCAAAGTCCAAGAATGACTTGCCGTTTCGCAGTGAGAAGAAGGCCGCCGAACCCCCGGCCCGCGAGCCGATCGAGCGGTTCGAGATCGGTCAGAAGGCCAATGGCAAACCTGCGCGCCACGATGTTCTTCCCGGCATGCCGGAACAGATCGCGGCGGCCCCGGTCAAGATGGACAGGAAGGCCTATGATCGCCTGAAACGCGGCAAGCTCAAGCCCGAGGCCCGGATCGATCTGCACGGCATGACACTCGACCAGGCCAGGCCGGCGCTTCATTCGTTCATCATGAAATCCTTCTCGCGTGACCGGCGGCTTGTTCTGGTGATCACGGGCAAGGGCCGGGAGTCACCGGATGATGGCCCCATCCCCCGGCGACCCGGGGTGTTGCGCCACACCGTGCCCCATTGGCTGCAGACGCCGCCCCTGTCCCAGATGGTGCTGCAGATTTCCGAGGCGCATGTGCGCCACGGGGGTGGCGGGGCCTATTACGTCTACCTGCGCCGAAAGAGGTAG
- a CDS encoding YcbK family protein produces MLCPGTAQAFVFSSESKPLFDGATEPLIDLDASAGDLRQPAKPSVRPRHGDDLTLSLHSVNTDERLTMRFNDQDGSFVAENPARLNHFLRDWRQNIIKPVDPTIISGLARLVADAMRHGWQGEVQITSGYRTRQTNDLLRRRGARAARNSLHIKAKAIDFALPGISASDLGALARETLTGGVGTYANFVHIDSGPARNWTG; encoded by the coding sequence ATGCTCTGCCCCGGCACGGCGCAGGCCTTCGTGTTTTCCTCCGAAAGCAAACCGCTCTTCGACGGCGCAACCGAACCCCTGATCGACCTCGATGCTTCCGCCGGTGATCTGCGGCAGCCTGCCAAACCCTCCGTCCGGCCCCGCCATGGCGACGACCTGACGCTTTCCCTGCACAGTGTGAATACCGACGAACGCCTGACAATGCGGTTCAACGACCAGGACGGCAGTTTCGTTGCCGAAAACCCGGCCCGTCTGAACCACTTTTTGCGCGATTGGCGGCAGAACATCATCAAGCCGGTCGACCCGACCATCATCAGCGGTCTGGCACGGCTTGTCGCGGACGCCATGCGCCATGGCTGGCAGGGCGAGGTTCAGATCACCTCGGGCTACCGCACCCGCCAAACCAACGACCTGCTGCGACGCCGAGGCGCGCGCGCCGCGCGCAACTCGCTTCATATCAAGGCAAAGGCCATCGACTTTGCCCTGCCGGGCATCTCTGCCTCCGACCTGGGCGCATTGGCCCGGGAAACACTGACGGGCGGCGTCGGAACCTACGCAAACTTCGTGCATATCGACAGCGGCCCGGCCCGAAACTGGACCGGATGA
- a CDS encoding Tim44/TimA family putative adaptor protein — MNSPLLQLLVLAGIAIFLILRLKSVLGTRDGFEGPPRRGASEPAKSDRRQEFEVIEGGPDHDITDHVPEDSEAAAALADMKRIEPSFTVTDFLQGARGAYEWILMAFENGNLDQVAPFLAEDVYEAFAQVVDSRQEQGLTVEAEFVGVRGTTLADARFDNTSNRAEVTVKFIGELISVVKDQNGEIIEGKPGQSKRQKDTWTFERVMGSGDPNWRLVATGE; from the coding sequence ATGAATTCCCCGCTACTGCAGCTTTTGGTGTTGGCAGGTATTGCCATATTCCTGATCCTGCGCCTGAAAAGCGTCCTTGGCACGCGGGACGGGTTCGAAGGTCCGCCGCGTCGCGGTGCGTCCGAGCCTGCCAAGAGTGACCGACGACAGGAATTCGAGGTGATCGAAGGCGGGCCGGATCACGACATCACCGACCATGTCCCGGAAGATTCCGAAGCTGCTGCCGCGCTTGCCGACATGAAGCGTATCGAGCCGTCGTTTACCGTGACCGACTTCCTTCAAGGCGCCCGCGGCGCCTATGAATGGATCCTGATGGCCTTCGAGAACGGCAACCTGGATCAAGTTGCGCCGTTCCTCGCCGAAGACGTCTACGAGGCTTTTGCTCAGGTCGTGGATTCGCGTCAGGAACAGGGCCTGACGGTCGAAGCCGAATTCGTGGGCGTGCGCGGAACGACCCTGGCGGACGCCCGGTTCGACAACACTTCCAACCGAGCCGAAGTGACCGTCAAGTTCATCGGCGAGCTCATTTCCGTCGTAAAAGATCAGAATGGCGAGATCATCGAGGGCAAGCCGGGCCAATCCAAACGCCAGAAAGACACCTGGACGTTTGAGCGGGTCATGGGGTCGGGCGATCCCAACTGGCGGCTTGTTGCGACGGGCGAATGA
- a CDS encoding amidohydrolase: MTLTNSDIAELITLRRDLHRTPELSGEEAGTAKRILFALSPFRPDDLITGLGGHGIAAVYEGAEPGPTVLFRCELDALPIHETGTPDYRSETDGKGHLCGHDGHMAIVTGLARRLSRQRPTKGRAVLLFQPAEETGAGAAEVIADPQFAQIAPDYAFSLHNMPGLPLGAIGLTEGPVNCASRGLHLTLSGKAAHASNPESGTSPMAAVSSLMPALTNLSQCTLPDPDFKLVTVTHLRMGEPAFGIAPGEATLYATLRTLTDDGMDDLVNDALTLINHSASHHCLTASHTFEDVFLHSENDPEATALLRNALDTLKIPHDTSGQPWRASEDFGRFGHAAKSAMFLLGAGENHAALHNPDYDFPDDLIAPAVRIFEQVARDLLG, encoded by the coding sequence ATGACCCTGACCAATTCCGATATCGCCGAGCTGATCACCCTGCGGCGCGACCTGCACCGCACACCCGAACTGTCAGGCGAAGAGGCGGGCACGGCCAAGCGCATCCTGTTCGCCCTGTCGCCCTTTCGGCCGGACGACCTGATCACCGGCCTCGGCGGCCACGGCATCGCGGCGGTCTACGAGGGTGCCGAACCGGGGCCCACCGTGCTCTTCCGCTGCGAACTCGACGCGCTGCCGATCCACGAGACCGGAACGCCGGACTACCGCTCGGAAACTGACGGCAAGGGGCACCTTTGCGGGCATGACGGGCACATGGCCATCGTCACCGGCCTTGCCCGCCGCCTCTCCCGCCAGCGGCCCACGAAAGGCCGCGCGGTTCTGCTCTTCCAGCCGGCCGAGGAAACCGGCGCCGGCGCGGCCGAGGTCATCGCCGACCCGCAGTTCGCGCAGATCGCTCCCGATTACGCCTTCTCCCTCCACAACATGCCCGGCCTGCCACTCGGCGCCATCGGTCTGACGGAAGGCCCCGTCAACTGCGCCTCCCGCGGCCTGCACCTGACCCTCTCCGGCAAGGCGGCCCATGCCTCCAACCCCGAAAGCGGCACCTCGCCCATGGCCGCCGTCTCCTCCCTCATGCCCGCCCTGACCAACCTCAGCCAATGCACCCTGCCCGACCCCGATTTCAAGCTCGTCACCGTCACCCACCTGCGCATGGGCGAGCCTGCCTTCGGCATCGCCCCGGGCGAGGCCACGCTTTACGCCACCCTGCGCACGCTGACCGATGACGGCATGGATGACCTGGTGAACGACGCGCTCACCCTCATCAACCACAGCGCCAGCCATCACTGCCTGACCGCCAGCCACACCTTCGAGGATGTCTTCCTCCATTCCGAGAACGACCCCGAGGCCACAGCCCTCCTCCGCAACGCCCTCGACACCCTGAAAATCCCCCACGACACCTCCGGCCAGCCCTGGCGCGCCTCCGAGGATTTCGGCCGCTTCGGCCATGCCGCGAAGTCCGCGATGTTCCTGCTCGGCGCCGGCGAAAACCATGCCGCGCTGCACAACCCCGACTATGACTTCCCCGACGACCTGATCGCCCCCGCCGTGCGGATTTTCGAACAGGTGGCGCGCGATCTGCTGGGCTGA
- a CDS encoding murein transglycosylase A, which yields MIRHLWAAICLWMLAAATAASEDVTHKILEFDDLEGWNFDTHERALEAFLVTCPDLRDPDWSSLCALAQQNPDAKTFFELFFRPMLIENDSKALFTGYFEPELDGALSPSARYRYPLYREPEVAKVANPWLTRREIETGDYMNGKGYEIAWVDDPVELFFLQIQGSGRIRLPSGRRIRVGYGGSNGHPYRSIGVELVRRGIYKPHQVSAEVIKNWVKRNPQEGRELLFHNPSYVFFRRVDQVPPEAGPLGAMNRSVTAKRTIAVDPAYTPLGAPVWVEKKGADPFNRLMIAQDTGSAIKGPQRADVFFGTGDAAGKAAGMLKDPGRMVVLLPIQRAFATATEPYQ from the coding sequence ATGATCCGGCACTTGTGGGCGGCGATATGCCTCTGGATGCTGGCGGCTGCGACCGCCGCATCTGAGGACGTCACCCACAAGATCCTTGAATTCGATGATCTGGAAGGCTGGAACTTCGATACCCACGAGCGGGCACTCGAAGCGTTTCTTGTCACCTGCCCCGACCTGCGTGACCCGGATTGGAGCTCGCTTTGTGCCCTGGCCCAGCAGAACCCCGACGCAAAGACGTTCTTCGAGCTCTTCTTCCGCCCTATGCTGATCGAGAATGACAGCAAGGCCCTTTTCACCGGCTATTTCGAACCCGAACTCGATGGCGCGCTGTCTCCCAGCGCCCGGTATCGCTATCCGCTCTATCGCGAACCGGAGGTCGCAAAGGTTGCGAACCCGTGGCTCACCCGTCGAGAGATCGAAACTGGCGATTACATGAACGGAAAGGGGTACGAGATCGCTTGGGTTGATGATCCGGTGGAGCTTTTCTTCCTTCAGATCCAGGGATCGGGCCGCATACGTCTGCCAAGCGGCCGGCGCATTCGCGTGGGGTATGGAGGCTCGAATGGTCACCCGTACCGTTCCATCGGTGTCGAACTTGTCCGCCGGGGGATATACAAGCCGCACCAGGTTTCGGCCGAGGTCATTAAGAACTGGGTCAAGCGCAATCCGCAGGAAGGGCGCGAGCTTTTGTTTCACAACCCCTCCTACGTGTTCTTTCGCCGTGTCGACCAGGTACCGCCCGAGGCCGGCCCACTTGGCGCGATGAACCGGTCTGTCACGGCCAAGCGAACCATCGCCGTCGATCCGGCCTATACCCCGCTCGGTGCACCTGTCTGGGTCGAAAAAAAAGGCGCAGATCCCTTTAACCGGCTGATGATCGCACAGGATACCGGATCGGCCATCAAGGGGCCGCAGCGGGCCGACGTCTTTTTCGGTACCGGTGATGCGGCTGGCAAGGCGGCCGGTATGCTGAAGGATCCCGGCCGGATGGTCGTGCTGCTGCCGATCCAGCGTGCCTTTGCCACGGCAACGGAGCCGTATCAGTGA